A single genomic interval of Novosphingobium ginsenosidimutans harbors:
- a CDS encoding winged helix DNA-binding protein, with translation MSQANFAYATPANDAAGLPLALSIFADRGHVRELLREDAEAAGFRVAEVGEVAALLEGAVRPLGAVVLLDCPMVDGARLAALSRLDLRAAHCGAQLIVSTTVAALDDVFACLDQSGPQILVEPSRAERVIALGRVLAKFPNLRLRELSEEDRLVLLRLTEQVCQIAQRLEHLEGPGRDQAAVSESGFRFESPTTPFAPGNGDGGERIARTARPPLPDPRLVRQIIRQRQLRARFFDGDFFADPAWDMLLDLTAARAEHARVSVSSLCIASGVPPTTALRWIGQMTEAGLLQRVEDETDRRRAFITLSDQVADSMARYFAELGAQAATLV, from the coding sequence ATGTCCCAGGCCAATTTTGCCTACGCCACTCCCGCAAACGATGCGGCGGGATTGCCACTGGCACTGTCGATCTTTGCTGATCGCGGTCATGTCAGGGAACTGCTGCGGGAGGATGCCGAGGCAGCGGGCTTTCGCGTTGCCGAAGTTGGCGAGGTTGCGGCGCTGCTCGAAGGCGCGGTGCGTCCTTTGGGCGCAGTAGTACTGCTCGATTGCCCGATGGTTGATGGTGCACGGCTGGCGGCGCTCTCGCGGCTCGATCTGCGCGCGGCCCACTGCGGGGCGCAACTGATCGTTTCGACCACGGTTGCCGCGCTTGACGATGTCTTTGCCTGCCTTGACCAGTCGGGGCCGCAAATTCTGGTTGAACCCAGCCGCGCCGAGCGGGTGATTGCCCTGGGGCGGGTACTGGCAAAGTTTCCCAATCTGCGGCTGCGCGAACTATCGGAGGAAGACCGGCTGGTGCTGCTGCGGCTGACCGAACAGGTCTGCCAAATTGCTCAGCGGCTCGAACACCTCGAAGGGCCCGGTCGTGATCAGGCCGCTGTTAGCGAATCGGGGTTCCGGTTCGAAAGCCCAACTACACCCTTCGCCCCGGGCAATGGCGATGGCGGTGAACGGATCGCCCGGACCGCGCGTCCGCCACTGCCAGATCCGCGTTTGGTGCGCCAGATTATCCGCCAGCGCCAGCTCCGGGCGCGGTTCTTCGATGGCGATTTCTTTGCCGATCCTGCCTGGGATATGTTGCTAGACCTCACCGCCGCCCGGGCCGAGCATGCGCGGGTCTCGGTCTCGTCGCTCTGCATTGCCAGCGGCGTTCCGCCGACCACAGCGCTGCGCTGGATTGGCCAGATGACCGAAGCCGGTCTGCTCCAGCGCGTGGAGGACGAAACCGACCGCCGCCGCGCCTTCATCACTCTGTCTGACCAGGTGGCGGACAGTATGGCGCGCTACTTCGCCGAACTGGGTGCGCAGGCAGCAACGCTGGTATAG
- a CDS encoding adenylosuccinate synthase, which yields MANVTVIGAQWGDEGKGKIVDWLASRADAVVRFQGGHNAGHTLVVGDQVYKLSLLPSGIVTGTLSIIGNGVVLDPWHLKAEIEKLEGQGVVINTENFAIADNCPLILPLHRDLDGLRETAAGSGKIGTTGRGIGPAYEDKVGRRAIRVCDLAHLDALDAQLDRLCAHHDALRAGFGQPPVDRAALLAELSEIAPFVLQYAQPVWMRLKTVRKAGARILFEGAQGVLLDVDHGTYPFVTSSNTVSGTAASGSGLGPSSTGFVLGIVKAYTTRVGSGPFPTELEDETGQRLGERGHEFGTVTGRKRRCGWFDAVLVRQSCAISGVTGIALTKVDVLDGLETVKICTGYRLNGKILDYFPSHAADQANVEPIYEEMEGWSGTTAGARSWADLPAQAIKYIQRVQELIETPVALVSTSPEREDTILVRDPFID from the coding sequence ATGGCTAATGTAACCGTGATCGGCGCCCAGTGGGGTGATGAAGGCAAGGGCAAGATCGTCGATTGGCTGGCCAGCCGCGCCGATGCCGTCGTGCGGTTCCAGGGCGGACACAATGCCGGCCATACGCTGGTGGTTGGCGATCAGGTCTATAAGCTCAGCCTGCTGCCGTCTGGCATTGTTACCGGCACGCTTTCGATTATTGGCAATGGCGTCGTGCTTGATCCCTGGCATCTCAAGGCCGAGATCGAGAAGCTCGAAGGCCAGGGCGTGGTAATCAACACCGAAAACTTCGCGATTGCCGACAACTGCCCGCTGATCCTGCCGCTGCACCGCGACCTTGATGGCCTGCGCGAAACCGCCGCCGGATCGGGCAAGATTGGCACGACCGGGCGCGGGATCGGTCCGGCCTACGAAGACAAGGTTGGCCGCCGCGCCATCCGGGTTTGCGATCTGGCGCATCTCGATGCGCTCGACGCCCAGTTGGACCGGCTCTGTGCACACCACGATGCGCTGCGTGCCGGGTTCGGCCAGCCGCCGGTCGACCGTGCTGCCCTGCTCGCCGAGCTCAGTGAAATTGCGCCTTTCGTGCTGCAATATGCCCAGCCGGTGTGGATGCGGTTGAAGACGGTGCGCAAGGCCGGTGCGCGGATCCTGTTCGAAGGCGCGCAGGGTGTGCTGCTCGACGTCGATCACGGCACCTATCCTTTCGTCACGAGCTCCAACACCGTCAGCGGCACCGCGGCGAGCGGTTCGGGCCTTGGCCCTTCGAGCACCGGTTTCGTGCTGGGCATCGTCAAGGCCTATACCACCCGCGTCGGCTCGGGCCCGTTCCCGACCGAGCTTGAGGACGAGACTGGCCAGCGGCTGGGTGAGCGCGGGCACGAATTCGGCACGGTTACCGGGCGCAAGCGCCGCTGCGGCTGGTTCGATGCCGTTTTGGTGCGCCAGTCCTGCGCGATTTCGGGTGTCACTGGCATTGCCCTGACCAAGGTTGACGTGCTCGACGGGCTGGAGACGGTGAAAATCTGCACCGGCTATCGCCTCAACGGCAAGATCCTCGACTATTTCCCCAGCCACGCGGCCGACCAAGCCAATGTGGAACCGATCTACGAGGAAATGGAAGGCTGGAGCGGCACCACCGCCGGTGCGCGCAGCTGGGCGGATTTGCCGGCTCAGGCGATCAAGTACATCCAGCGCGTTCAGGAACTGATTGAAACGCCGGTCGCCCTGGTCAGCACCTCGCCCGAGCGCGAGGACACGATCCTGGTCCGGGATCCGTTTATCGACTAG
- a CDS encoding alpha/beta hydrolase, producing the protein MRKSLILSLGAIALIGTTIAQAAPGDRLRERLKERMESRQGGSGERRGAQRDADAPRTRPDQTFAYGSDRLQQLDFYKAKGAAGPAPLVIFVHGGGWKRGSKDVAGSRYAPAHYTGLGYNYAAINYRLVPEATVEQQAADVAQSVRALLDRARELGIDRSKVVLTGHSAGAHLVALVGTDEQYLRSGGLSFRDLAGVMPNDGAAYDVAAQMKDGGPMMQDTYVQAFGTDPVRQRALSPTLQAAAPNAPRFLLIHVQRQDGVAQAKALEAALRQGGTTVERREFEGRGLQGHAEINRQLGNPDYPATAVVDAWLKSIFGR; encoded by the coding sequence ATGCGCAAGAGCCTTATACTATCGCTTGGCGCAATAGCGCTGATCGGCACCACTATCGCCCAGGCCGCGCCCGGTGACCGATTGCGTGAACGATTGAAGGAGCGGATGGAAAGCCGCCAGGGCGGTTCGGGCGAGCGCCGCGGCGCGCAGCGCGATGCCGATGCCCCGCGCACCCGGCCCGACCAGACCTTCGCCTATGGCAGCGATCGGCTGCAGCAGCTCGATTTCTACAAGGCCAAGGGCGCGGCCGGCCCGGCCCCGCTGGTGATCTTCGTCCACGGCGGTGGGTGGAAGCGCGGCAGCAAGGATGTCGCCGGCAGCCGTTATGCCCCGGCGCATTACACCGGGCTTGGCTATAACTATGCAGCGATCAACTATCGCCTGGTTCCGGAGGCGACGGTCGAGCAGCAGGCAGCTGACGTCGCCCAATCGGTCCGCGCGCTGCTGGACCGGGCGCGTGAACTGGGGATTGATCGCAGCAAGGTGGTCCTGACCGGCCACAGCGCCGGCGCGCACCTGGTCGCTCTGGTGGGCACGGACGAGCAATACCTGCGCAGTGGCGGGTTGTCGTTCCGCGATCTCGCCGGGGTGATGCCCAACGATGGCGCGGCTTACGATGTGGCAGCGCAGATGAAGGATGGCGGGCCAATGATGCAGGATACCTATGTCCAGGCCTTTGGCACCGACCCGGTGCGCCAGCGGGCGCTCTCCCCGACGCTTCAGGCCGCCGCGCCCAATGCCCCACGCTTCCTGCTGATCCATGTTCAGCGCCAGGATGGCGTGGCCCAGGCCAAGGCGCTCGAAGCGGCCTTGCGTCAGGGCGGGACCACGGTCGAGCGGCGCGAGTTCGAAGGGCGCGGGCTGCAGGGCCATGCTGAGATCAACCGGCAGCTCGGCAACCCGGACTATCCGGCAACCGCTGTGGTCGATGCCTGGCTGAAGTCGATCTTCGGCCGCTAA